A region of Sulfuricella denitrificans skB26 DNA encodes the following proteins:
- a CDS encoding ParA family protein: MAVIAVFNQKGGVGKTTTTLNLAAALAHLEKRPIAIDLDPQAHLTLSCGIRAENRDESIAAFYREETPLASLVRDVADGMRLIPGHLELSKIDALYGKSTSIASRLREGLQESLAWEDSPILIDCCPMLGVLSLNAIFAADRVLIPVSADYLSMQGVERLDAALNVLERGLKRKIERKVVVTRFDSRRKFSHHVYEQLRERYGDALCETHIAENVSLAESPEHGKSVFDFAPRSQGAKDYFALTAELLDKGFIQ; this comes from the coding sequence ATGGCTGTGATAGCGGTCTTCAACCAGAAAGGCGGGGTGGGTAAAACCACCACGACTCTGAATCTGGCGGCCGCCCTGGCGCATCTGGAAAAACGGCCGATTGCGATTGACCTCGATCCCCAGGCGCATCTGACACTTTCATGTGGAATCCGCGCAGAAAACCGGGATGAGAGCATTGCGGCGTTTTACCGCGAGGAGACTCCGTTGGCTAGCCTGGTACGTGATGTCGCTGACGGTATGCGGCTGATTCCAGGTCATCTGGAGTTGTCGAAAATCGATGCGCTATACGGAAAAAGCACCAGCATTGCATCGCGCCTGCGCGAGGGCCTGCAGGAAAGCCTGGCATGGGAGGATAGTCCGATTTTGATCGACTGCTGCCCGATGCTTGGCGTGTTGTCATTGAATGCGATTTTTGCTGCCGACCGAGTGTTGATCCCTGTGTCGGCCGATTATCTTTCCATGCAGGGGGTTGAGCGGCTGGATGCAGCACTAAATGTTCTGGAGAGAGGTCTGAAGCGTAAAATCGAACGCAAAGTGGTGGTGACCCGCTTCGATTCCCGCAGAAAGTTTTCCCATCACGTTTATGAGCAGTTAAGGGAGCGTTACGGCGACGCTTTGTGCGAAACGCATATTGCGGAAAATGTCAGCCTGGCGGAGAGCCCGGAGCATGGCAAGAGTGTGTTTGATTTTGCGCCCCGCAGCCAAGGGGCAAAAGACTATTTTGCGTTGACAGCGGAATTGCTTGATAAAGGCTTCATTCAGTAG
- the glmS gene encoding glutamine--fructose-6-phosphate transaminase (isomerizing), which produces MCGIIGAVAQRNVVPILLEGLRRLEYRGYDSAGLAVSVNGGLTRVRKPGRVAELEAEIKIQKTHGNLGIAHTRWATHGVPSERNAHPHVSEESLAVVHNGIIENHEALRQRLSEIGYHFTSDTDTEVIVHLIHFHFHQEKDLFQATRKAVTELKGTYAIGVICAAEPNRLVCAREGSPLLIGVGIEEHFIASDVSALLPVTQKVVYLEEGDVADIGLLDFRIVDRSGMQVSRPVQISELSADRAELGGYRHYMQKEIFEQPRALAETLEEALSHGDLNPTIFGDHASNVLSAIDSVTIIACGTSYHAAMVARYWIESVAGIPCNAEVASEYRYRDSVPNPNALIVTISQSGETADTLAALKHAKSLGHVHSLSICNAPESALVRESGLRFLTRAGPEIGVASTKAFTTQLTALLLLALVLGKLRGRISAAQETAHLDALRHLPAMVNQVLLLEPQIELWAERMAFKQHALFLGRGLHYPIAMEGALKLKEISYIHAEAYPAGELKHGPLALVDSDMPVVAIAPNDALLEKLKSNLQEVRARGGELYVLADQDSQMQAQEDVHLIKLPEHAGLLSPILHTVPLQLLAYHAALQKGTDVDKPRNLAKSVTVE; this is translated from the coding sequence ATGTGTGGAATCATCGGCGCTGTTGCACAGCGCAATGTTGTGCCTATTCTGCTGGAAGGCTTGAGGCGGCTTGAATATCGTGGTTACGATTCGGCAGGTCTGGCCGTGTCGGTGAATGGTGGGCTAACTCGAGTGCGGAAGCCGGGGCGCGTGGCCGAGTTGGAAGCGGAAATAAAAATCCAGAAAACGCATGGCAATCTCGGCATTGCTCATACTCGTTGGGCGACGCATGGCGTACCCAGCGAGCGCAACGCCCACCCCCATGTTAGCGAGGAATCACTTGCCGTTGTGCACAATGGTATTATCGAAAACCACGAAGCGTTGCGCCAGCGGTTAAGCGAAATCGGTTACCACTTCACTTCCGATACCGACACCGAAGTCATCGTCCATTTGATTCATTTTCATTTCCACCAGGAAAAAGACCTGTTTCAGGCTACCCGCAAGGCCGTCACCGAACTCAAGGGTACCTACGCGATAGGTGTGATCTGTGCCGCTGAGCCAAATCGACTGGTGTGCGCGCGCGAGGGCAGTCCGCTGTTGATCGGTGTCGGTATCGAGGAGCACTTCATCGCTTCCGATGTTTCGGCATTACTCCCGGTTACGCAAAAAGTGGTTTACTTGGAAGAGGGCGACGTGGCGGATATTGGCCTGCTCGACTTCAGGATTGTTGACCGGAGTGGCATGCAGGTATCCAGGCCGGTACAAATCAGCGAACTCAGCGCGGACCGGGCAGAGCTGGGCGGTTACCGGCACTACATGCAGAAAGAAATTTTCGAGCAGCCTCGCGCTTTGGCAGAAACCCTGGAAGAGGCGCTGAGCCATGGTGACCTCAACCCGACAATATTTGGTGATCACGCGAGTAACGTACTCAGTGCAATCGATAGTGTAACCATCATTGCTTGCGGTACCAGTTATCACGCCGCAATGGTGGCACGCTACTGGATTGAGAGTGTTGCGGGAATTCCATGCAACGCTGAAGTGGCGAGCGAATACCGATATCGTGACAGTGTGCCCAATCCCAATGCGCTGATCGTGACCATTTCCCAGTCGGGCGAAACGGCGGATACCCTGGCAGCGCTAAAGCATGCCAAATCCCTCGGCCATGTACATAGCCTGTCTATTTGTAATGCCCCTGAAAGCGCGCTGGTACGCGAATCGGGGCTACGCTTTCTGACTCGTGCGGGCCCTGAAATTGGTGTTGCCTCTACCAAAGCTTTCACCACCCAACTGACCGCATTGCTTTTGCTGGCATTGGTGTTGGGCAAGCTGCGCGGCCGCATCAGCGCCGCGCAGGAAACAGCGCACCTCGATGCGCTGCGCCACTTGCCAGCGATGGTCAACCAGGTGCTGCTGCTCGAGCCGCAGATTGAGCTCTGGGCTGAGCGCATGGCATTCAAGCAGCATGCCCTGTTTCTTGGGCGTGGATTGCATTATCCGATCGCCATGGAAGGCGCGCTGAAGCTGAAGGAAATCTCCTACATCCATGCCGAAGCCTACCCGGCGGGAGAGCTAAAGCACGGCCCGCTGGCGTTGGTCGATAGCGACATGCCGGTGGTCGCTATCGCCCCCAACGATGCCTTGCTGGAAAAACTGAAATCCAACCTGCAGGAAGTCCGCGCTCGCGGCGGCGAGTTGTACGTGCTTGCTGACCAGGATAGCCAGATGCAGGCACAGGAGGACGTTCACCTGATCAAGCTGCCGGAGCATGCTGGACTGCTGAGTCCGATCCTGCATACGGTGCCGCTACAGTTGCTGGCCTATCATGCGGCCTTGCAAAAGGGAACGGACGTGGACAAGCCAAGAAACCTGGCAAAATCGGTCACAGTGGAATAG
- the glmU gene encoding bifunctional UDP-N-acetylglucosamine diphosphorylase/glucosamine-1-phosphate N-acetyltransferase GlmU: MISKLNIVILAAGKGSRMHSDRPKVLHPLAGRPLLGHVINAARELDPAKLLVVYGHGGETVPQAFADSDITWVNQVQQLGTGHALQQAAVELDDAGVTLILYGDVPLISVSTLRNLLDSMNGDSVGLLTVSLPDPEGYGRILRDAQGQVKSIVEHKDANEAERAIHEVNTGIMALPNAKMKKWLSALRNDNAQGEYYLTDVIAMAVVDGVRVNARHPGHHWEVIGVNSAAQLAHLERLHQHEVATRLMERGVRLMDPKRIDVRGELVCGRDVSIDVNCVFEGKVVLGDNVTVAANCVLRDVSVGEGTRIAPFSLIEEARIGDNGRIGPFARLRPGTELAEDVHVGNFVELKNSQVDRGSKINHLSYIGDTTVGKNVNIGAGTITCNYDGAYKHRTVIEDDAFIGSDTQLVAPVTVGKGATIGAGATITRDAPAEQLTLSRAKQVTIPGWKRPQKNKPSP, translated from the coding sequence ATGATATCCAAACTTAACATCGTTATATTGGCGGCTGGAAAAGGTTCGCGCATGCACTCAGACCGCCCGAAGGTTCTGCACCCGCTTGCAGGCCGTCCACTACTCGGGCATGTTATCAATGCCGCACGAGAACTTGACCCTGCAAAATTGCTGGTGGTTTATGGGCATGGTGGTGAGACCGTGCCGCAGGCATTCGCTGACAGTGATATCACCTGGGTCAATCAGGTGCAGCAACTTGGAACCGGTCATGCATTGCAGCAGGCCGCAGTGGAGTTGGATGATGCCGGGGTGACCCTGATTCTGTATGGTGACGTGCCGCTGATCTCCGTCAGTACTCTACGTAACCTGCTGGACTCAATGAATGGAGATTCGGTTGGTTTGCTGACGGTATCGTTACCGGACCCGGAGGGATACGGCCGAATCCTGCGCGATGCGCAAGGCCAAGTAAAATCCATTGTAGAGCACAAAGATGCGAATGAGGCGGAGCGCGCCATACATGAAGTGAATACGGGCATCATGGCACTACCCAATGCTAAGATGAAAAAATGGCTTAGTGCTTTACGCAACGACAATGCCCAGGGAGAGTACTATTTGACTGACGTTATCGCCATGGCCGTGGTTGATGGCGTGAGAGTGAATGCTCGCCACCCTGGCCACCACTGGGAGGTGATAGGAGTGAACAGCGCCGCTCAGTTGGCGCATCTGGAACGTCTGCACCAGCATGAAGTTGCCACCAGGCTGATGGAGCGAGGCGTACGTCTGATGGATCCAAAGCGCATCGACGTGCGTGGCGAATTGGTCTGTGGCCGAGATGTCAGCATCGACGTCAACTGCGTTTTTGAAGGCAAGGTGGTATTGGGCGATAATGTCACTGTTGCCGCCAACTGCGTGCTGCGTGATGTCAGTGTTGGAGAGGGGACCCGGATTGCGCCATTTAGCCTGATTGAGGAGGCACGAATTGGCGATAATGGACGTATTGGACCGTTTGCCCGACTCCGCCCTGGTACCGAACTGGCAGAAGATGTGCATGTCGGCAATTTCGTCGAGTTGAAAAATAGCCAGGTTGACCGCGGCAGCAAGATCAACCACCTGAGTTATATCGGTGATACCACGGTAGGAAAAAATGTGAATATCGGCGCTGGTACCATCACCTGCAACTACGATGGCGCCTACAAGCACCGGACGGTTATCGAGGACGACGCATTTATCGGTTCAGACACCCAACTGGTAGCCCCGGTCACCGTAGGCAAGGGCGCGACCATTGGTGCGGGAGCGACAATTACCAGAGATGCGCCGGCGGAGCAACTCACTCTGTCGCGGGCAAAGCAGGTTACAATCCCAGGCTGGAAACGGCCTCAAAAAAATAAACCTTCTCCCTGA
- a CDS encoding F0F1 ATP synthase subunit epsilon yields the protein MAMTMHVDVVSAERSLFSGLVEFLVAPAAMGEVGIYPRHAPMITKIKAGSVRLKLPDRDEEELIYVSGGLLEVQPSVVTILADTAVRGRDLDEVKAMEAKQRAEEAMRDRTASIDYAQAQAELAEAIAQLHAIQRLRKQR from the coding sequence ATGGCAATGACAATGCATGTGGACGTGGTCAGTGCGGAACGTTCGCTTTTCTCCGGATTGGTAGAATTCCTCGTTGCTCCGGCGGCAATGGGAGAAGTGGGTATTTACCCACGTCACGCGCCGATGATTACCAAAATCAAGGCGGGCTCGGTTCGCCTCAAGTTGCCTGATCGCGACGAAGAGGAGTTGATCTACGTTTCCGGCGGCTTGCTCGAGGTTCAACCCTCGGTGGTGACCATCCTTGCCGACACAGCGGTTCGTGGCAGAGACCTGGATGAGGTGAAGGCAATGGAAGCCAAGCAACGAGCTGAGGAGGCTATGCGCGATCGCACGGCATCGATCGATTACGCTCAGGCACAGGCTGAGTTGGCCGAGGCCATCGCCCAGTTACATGCGATTCAACGACTGCGCAAGCAGAGGTAG